One stretch of Streptomyces hygroscopicus DNA includes these proteins:
- a CDS encoding oxidoreductase has product MEYTYLGRTGLKVSRVCLGTLNLGVRASDEESHAILDTALDRGVNFVDTANQYGWQKHKGYTEEFLGGWFAQGGGRREKVVLGTKVFNPMSDWPNDSGLSARHIIASCEDSLRRLGTDWIDLFQMHHIDRHAPWEEVWQAMETLTRQGKVRYVGSSNFAGWHIAEAQETAARRHFLGIVSEQSVYNLVTRHIELELIPAAQRYGVGVLAWSPLHGGLLSGALRKLAEGTAMKTAQGRAAQALEVHRDAVAAYEKLCDGLGADPAEVGLAWVMGRPGITAPVIGPRSLRQLEGAFKAMELTLSDEVLTELDRLFPPIGNGGPGPEAWAW; this is encoded by the coding sequence ATGGAGTACACCTATCTCGGACGCACCGGCCTCAAGGTGAGCCGGGTGTGCCTGGGCACCTTGAACCTCGGGGTCAGGGCGAGCGACGAGGAGAGCCACGCGATCCTGGACACCGCACTGGACCGCGGGGTCAACTTCGTCGACACCGCCAACCAGTACGGCTGGCAGAAGCACAAGGGCTACACCGAGGAGTTCCTCGGCGGCTGGTTCGCCCAGGGAGGCGGCCGGCGCGAGAAGGTCGTGCTGGGCACGAAGGTGTTCAACCCGATGAGCGACTGGCCCAATGACTCGGGGCTGTCCGCCCGGCACATCATCGCCTCCTGCGAGGACTCGCTGCGCCGGCTGGGCACCGACTGGATCGACCTGTTCCAGATGCACCACATCGACCGCCACGCCCCCTGGGAGGAGGTGTGGCAGGCGATGGAGACGCTGACCCGGCAGGGCAAGGTGCGCTACGTCGGCTCGTCCAACTTCGCCGGCTGGCATATCGCCGAGGCCCAGGAGACCGCCGCCCGCCGCCACTTCCTCGGCATCGTCTCCGAGCAGAGCGTCTACAACCTCGTCACCCGCCATATCGAACTGGAGCTGATCCCCGCCGCCCAGCGGTACGGGGTCGGGGTGCTCGCCTGGTCCCCGCTGCACGGCGGACTGCTCAGCGGGGCGCTGCGCAAGCTGGCCGAGGGCACCGCGATGAAGACCGCCCAGGGCCGGGCGGCCCAGGCGCTGGAGGTCCACCGGGACGCCGTCGCCGCGTACGAGAAGCTGTGCGACGGCCTCGGCGCCGACCCGGCCGAGGTGGGCCTGGCCTGGGTGATGGGCCGCCCCGGCATCACCGCGCCGGTCATCGGGCCGCGCAGCCTGCGGCAGCTCGAAGGGGCCTTCAAGGCCATGGAGCTGACGCTGTCCGACGAGGTGCTGACCGAACTGGACCGGCTGTTCCCGCCGATCGGCAACGGCGGCCCCGGACCGGAGGCGTGGGCGTGGTGA